Genomic window (Lycium barbarum isolate Lr01 chromosome 2, ASM1917538v2, whole genome shotgun sequence):
AATCATTTATCATATGCtgatgatatgataatttttTCATCAGCAGATGTGTTCTCTTTGCATCTTATCATGGAAGTATTGAAGAAATATGAGAACACATCAAGACAGAAGATTAACAGGGACAAAAGTGTTGTATACATGCATAAAAATGTGCCTGGGGATGTGATCATTACTGTTGAAATTGTCACAGGTATTGTGAGGAAGGATTTCCCTTTCATCTATCTAGGATGTCCTATTTATTATAGTAGGAGAAGAAAGGATTTTTTCACTCAGATTCTTATAAAGATTATGAATAGGCTACAAAGCTGGAAAGGGAAACTTTTGTCTTTTGGAGGAAGAGCTATTTTGATTAAACATGTCCTGCAAAGTTTGCCAATTCATCTATTATCTGCAGTTAACCCTCCTATAGGTGTTATCAGGCAAATGCATAAAATGTTTGCCCAATTTTTCTGGAGTAACACAATAGGGGGTAAAAGCAGACATTGGGCTTATTGGGACCTTTTGTGTCTACCTATAATGGAAGGTGGGATGGGTTTCAGATCACTACATGATGTTTCTATTGCCTTGTTTTGTACGTTGTGATGGAACTTCAGGACTAAGCCTTCTTTATGGAGTGCTTTCATGGCTAACAAGTATTGTAGAAAAGAAAATCCTGTATCTATTCAGTGGAAACAAGGGTCTCATACTTGGAAAAACATGATCCAAGCAAGAGAATTAATAGAGCACCAGATCTGGTGGCAGCTTGGTATGGGGAATTCACAGTTTTAGTTTGATAACTGGACAGGAATGGGTGCATTATAGTTCATTGTGGAAGGTTTTGATGAAAGCATTCAAAATGTATCAGATGTAGTGGAGAATGGGAATTGGAACATGACAAAGCTGAATAGTTTACTCCCTCAGGACATAGTTCAACATATAGTTGATACTATCAGACCCCCAAGGATGGACAAAGAAATGGACAGAGCATGGTGGATTTTAGACACTAAAGGAGAGTTTACAGTCAAATCAGCTTGGGAATATATCAGATTGAGAGGACAACCTATGGAGATGTACAGGAATATATAGATTAAAGGTTTGCCTTTCAAGATATCATTCTTTTTGTGGAGATGCTGGAAATATAAAATTCCTCTGGATGATGTTTTGAAGAGAATGCATTATAACATAGCATCCAGATGTTGGTGTTGTTCCAGCCCTGAGGAGGAAACAATACAACATGTGTTTGCTAACTCTTACACTGCTAATAGGACTTGGTCCTACTTCTCTTCATTTGCAGGATTGTCTATAGAAGGATAAACTTTATAGCAGAGAATTGTGAAATGGTGGACTGCATCAGTTAAAGGAAGAGGGAAGCTTATTTATCAAGCTGTTCCAGCTATCATTTTGTGGGAACTATGGAAAATGAGGAACACAATAAAACATGGAGGGAAAAGATCAACTGGAAAAGTCATTTATTTAGTCTATGTCACTATACAGAGACTAGTAATGATAAGGAATCCTTCTATCAGTCAACTACCTCACAAATGGCCAGACTTGATTCAGATGCTAGAGGTAGGGTGTGGAAGACTGAAAGTTACAAAAGTGAGGTGGGAATTTCCTCCAACAGGGTGGTTTTTATGTAATACAGATGGGGCCTCAAGGGGGAACCCTGGTAGGAGTGCCTATGGATTTTGTTTGAGAAATAATGAAGGGGATCTTAGATATGCTTATGCTACAGAGATTGGAATAACTACTAATGTTGATGCTGAGGTTATGGCAATTCTGCAAGCCATGAGATATTGCAAAAATGAGAATCTGGACAATATTATAGTCCAAACTGATTGTGAAATAGTGTACAAGATTCTACAGGAAGGGTGGAAACCTCCTTGGGGGATAGCAAGTTGGATAGAGGAGATTTTGGAGCTAAAAGTTAATAGGACTATTCTATTTAGTCATATCTTGAGAGAAGGAAACAAGCTGGCAGATGCTATAGCTAATCAAGCACTAGATGAAGCTAATGTTGAATGTCATGGCTTCTAGGACCTAAGTTCAACATGTAGAAAGATCCTCAATAGTGACAAAACTCAGATTCCATATCTGAGAGTGAGGATACAGAGATAGGGGGAACAAATGCAGATATATGATGATTTGGATCTAGAAAAGGAGCACCAGAAAGATTTTAACACCACGTTCAAATCCTTTAGGAGGAGAACAAGGTGTTTTTTACTAACAAAGTGTGTTTTATTTTGCAGGTTCATATCATACAAAAGACACAAATTTGAATAGCCATATAACACATATTGTCAGGACAGTCACAAGTCACAGCAATATTCCCAGGGATTTCACAACACACAGCACAAATCACACACACAAGCTGAAACAAGTTTCATATAGTTAAAACAGTGGCAGCACAAGAGAAGAACAGAAAGTCAAATTCTTATTCATGACTTATACCAAATGGATTTGATTGATGCCTTATTTGTGGTATTAGTATCTTATGATACTCATTCAAGTGGGCCAAAATTAAATCTACACGAATATACGTGATACTCATTCAAGTGGGCCAAAATTAAATCTACACGAATATAAGTCATGGATAGAAGGAGATATACAACATCTACAGAATTTCAAGACACATCAAAGGTGGAAAATATGGAGCTTACAGAGTCACTTACAGAAGAAATAAGCTCAGAACCAGCTGGTGGTGAGGAACACGACCACAATAACACCGGCCAACCTCAAGTGCAGAGAATCAACAAGACAGCAGTACATACAATTCAACAGAGAAAGAAGTGGTTTACAAGAATTCCAATTCAAACAACATGCAATTAAAGGAACAACTCACAACAAAAGAACAAAGGGGACGAATTCGACAAGGCATAATTACCAGATGAGCAGCTACGAAGAGAAGAAAGAGGATGGGGGAAAATTAGTTTCAGAATCATCATCTTTACCCCAATATTTTCAGAGAGCAGCGGCGGAAATATCTTCAGACAAAAGACCGTGGAAATAGGGCAACAATACACAGATAGTCCCAATTTGGAAATGGGTTCAAATGTAATTTATTTGGGTCGGTCCCAATTTTGGACAAGTCATTCGCTTTTATTTCCTTTGTTGGACTTATTTCTTTTCTCTAAATAAATAAAAGTCTCATTCGGGCATAGTtaattaacaaaaaaaatatgCTGCTCTCCCCATCATTCTTCCTCCCTTTCCCACCCCTCTATTTTCTTTGCCCTTTTGGCATTATTGAAAAGAGTAAGAAACGTAGCATAAGCCAAAAAGAAGTTCAGTAGCATTAACTCATGGCCACTAGAGCAACACAACTTAAGCAGGAATAGTAACAACAAGTTTTAAGATCATTGCACAAATCAGAGTAATTGCCCAGATTAGATTAAGCATATAAAAAACATAGTAGTCTTAGTCAGTGCAAAATATGATGCTTAAACTGCGATGAGTGCCATAGTCATAAGCGATGGAATACAAAGGGTCAGATATTTAGGGGGACTAGAAGGGGCTCAAGAACTAAGGAAGAGTGGGTCTAGACAAAGATTTTCAGTCTTTAGCTAAGAGTCGGCTTCTTTACAGCACCACTGAGACCTGGTCCCTTTATCTTCTTAAGCATTTTCATTTCTCCATGATTACCACATCATCCTCAATGTAATACTATGCACAACGGGCAACCAAATGTGCATAATAGGCTGGTGGAACTATAGAGACTGAACGTGTGCACCTTGCATATATAACATAGCCAATTTTTAGCTGCGCCGGATCCGTTCTCATCAACCAGTACATGGTAATGAGCTGGACGGCTAGTACATTGAATTTTAGCGTGGCTATACCAGAAAATATTAGGCTCCATAAGGTGGCACATCTTGGTATCTATCATAGTACTTGGCAATGTGTTTCCATCCTTGTCTGTCATGTTAGGATCATTGTGATTTGCAGGAACCACATGTGTATGATATCTCTTCTGCACTACCACATGGGTTACTCGTGACAGATACCCTTCTTTCAATGGATTGCATGTCTTGCGGATTGCATCCATTTTTTCCCTAATAGGTTCCTTCCCCTTCATCAGATCCTTCTGAGTTCCTTCGCCACTTTCTTTTGCCTTCAAGGCCTTTACAAACCCCTTAAAAATTTCAGTTTCACATTCCATGATATTAGATCTGTTCCATATTTACACATCAAcacttcatgaacaacacatatatattgaataaaaatcaaatatggccttatttcttacaagtcaaaattatttcgaattttccgaatatgcaaaaatacgggatataacattcagAGACCTAAAACTTTcatgagttttcccaaattcccaacgcaAATACCCAAAAAAACTGGACATAACTAAAAActgtctcagacttagacgaatttcagGATTTCTAACGAATTGCCTTACCTCGTTTGACCCTAAAAAGATATATAACACCTGTACCCATCCTGAAGGGATCCATATAGCTAAGATTACATCTAAATCCCAATTAtttcacattcacacctaactcggattttcGGGATGTTACAATAAATAGTTGTAGGTTGCTCGGGGAATGGGCAACCCAAATGAATAACATGGATACCTAAAGTAATACAAAACTGAAACTATAATTGTAAGCTAAAACATAAGGATAATTGAACTGAACATGCAAATCATAATAAAAAGTACCCCTTACTGAACATGGGGAAATAATTTGTTTATAAGAGTTCATAATTTTGTCCTTGGGCCCATGCGGCCTCgagcccatatatatatatatatatatatataactgttgCCTCAGTTCCATATAATTGTATACAGTTGTGGCCTTGggcccatatatttgtatatatatgtggccTCGGGCCAAAAGATACAATTTTTTAGCCTTGGGCCCAAGGATACGTAAACATAAACTGTGGCCTTGAGCCCAAATACATGTGATCATCACTAATTCTTGACATGAACCTGGGAATCATACTGTAGTTCTAAATGGATTTGAGATTCATACTAAAATACTAATATGACATACTGAACATGAATTCATACTATGGCTCTGATATGGAATACTTGACTACTTCTATATTAAATTGAGACATGGATTCATGAACTATTCATAGGAATTAAAGTATTACTTTTACATAAGAAGTTTGTGGTCtgtgactgagactcatgggatTTCAAACATGAGCTTAtgttgattacgtactgagttcacaattgtcacgacccgactaggggctgtgacgggtacccggggctaaccaccgagcaccactcgttctactacttatcatactcatttaatgctctattatcaaattcatgctcaaatcagaagaaaatcatttttccatttgagaacataagtacttttatatacataagcctttcggctatcaaaatgataatatacaccgATATgcacatatacagtagtgaccttgtgagaccatataacccacactgcgtatctacgagcctctactggagtgctagacataaggaggggacaagaccccgtcatgcccaaaatatacatgtacacaaaagaataatcataagcacttccgaacaatggagtgctctcaaatcagcctctagctcctatgaatctggatcaggat
Coding sequences:
- the LOC132628511 gene encoding uncharacterized protein LOC132628511, producing the protein MRNTIKHGGKRSTGKVIYLVYVTIQRLVMIRNPSISQLPHKWPDLIQMLEVGCGRLKVTKVRWEFPPTGWFLCNTDGASRGNPGRSAYGFCLRNNEGDLRYAYATEIGITTNVDAEVMAILQAMRYCKNENLDNIIVQTDCEIVYKILQEGWKPPWGIASWIEEILELKVNRTILFSHILREGNKLADAIANQALDEANVECHGF
- the LOC132628512 gene encoding protein argonaute 13-like, which codes for MECETEIFKGFVKALKAKESGEGTQKDLMKGKEPIREKMDAIRKTCNPLKEGYLSRVTHVVVQKRYHTHVVPANHNDPNMTDKDGNTLPSTMIDTKMCHLMEPNIFWYSHAKIQCTSRPAHYHVLVDENGSGAAKNWLCYICKLVCVICAVCCEIPGNIAVTCDCPDNMCYMAIQICVFYPNHHISAFVPPISVSSLSDMESEFCHY